One stretch of Ornithinimicrobium ciconiae DNA includes these proteins:
- a CDS encoding proline dehydrogenase family protein → MDAADLDPSVWMKQGLLVLSRNHQLRDVLEKAPVSRSVVRRFVAGESTDAAVEVAGELHTSGRMATIDFLGEDTLDPAQATYTRDAYVTLLGALSEAGLTQDGTVEVSLKLSALGQALGGDGEQIALEHARAICQVAANAGTTVTLDMEDHTTTDSTLSILRELRQDWPWVGAVLQSYLYRTEQDCRELAGEGSRVRLCKGTYKEPQSVAYQDKSEVDKAYVRCLKILMSGQGYPMVATHDPRLVEIAGMLAAANGRAADSFEYQMLLGIRPEEQRRLAAQGEQVRVYIPYGDEWYGYLMRRMAERPSNLRFFLRALATKG, encoded by the coding sequence ATGGACGCCGCGGACCTCGACCCGAGCGTGTGGATGAAGCAGGGACTGCTCGTGCTCAGTCGCAACCACCAGTTGCGGGACGTCCTGGAAAAGGCCCCGGTCAGCCGGTCCGTGGTCCGACGTTTCGTGGCGGGGGAGTCCACGGACGCGGCCGTCGAGGTGGCGGGCGAGCTCCACACCTCCGGTCGGATGGCCACCATCGACTTCCTGGGGGAAGACACCCTCGACCCGGCTCAGGCGACCTACACCAGGGACGCCTACGTGACCCTGCTGGGTGCGCTCTCCGAGGCGGGGCTGACCCAGGACGGGACGGTCGAGGTCAGCCTCAAACTGAGTGCGCTGGGGCAAGCCCTCGGCGGCGACGGGGAGCAGATCGCGCTCGAGCACGCCCGGGCCATCTGCCAGGTCGCAGCCAACGCCGGGACCACGGTGACCCTCGACATGGAGGACCACACCACCACCGACTCGACCCTGTCGATCCTGCGCGAGCTGCGTCAGGACTGGCCGTGGGTCGGCGCCGTGCTCCAGTCCTACCTCTACCGCACCGAGCAGGACTGCCGGGAGCTGGCCGGTGAGGGCAGCCGGGTGCGGCTCTGCAAGGGCACCTACAAGGAGCCGCAGTCGGTGGCCTACCAGGACAAGAGCGAGGTCGACAAGGCCTATGTGCGCTGCCTGAAGATCCTGATGTCCGGGCAGGGCTATCCCATGGTCGCCACCCACGACCCGCGGCTGGTCGAGATCGCGGGCATGCTGGCGGCCGCCAACGGACGGGCAGCGGACAGCTTCGAGTATCAGATGCTGCTGGGCATCCGGCCCGAGGAGCAGCGCCGCCTGGCAGCCCAGGGCGAGCAGGTCCGGGTCTACATCCCCTATGGCGACGAGTGGTACGGCTATCTCATGCGCCGTATGGCCGAGCGTCCGTCCAACCTGCGCTTCTTCCTGCGCGCGCTGGCCACGAAGGGCTGA
- a CDS encoding sugar phosphate isomerase/epimerase family protein, which produces MATNPVLLSTSSVYPENGAYAFDLAERLGYDGVEIMVWTDPLTQEPGALQALASLHDLQIGAIHAPTLLLAQRLWGWEPWGKVDRSVRLAEEVGAKVVVIHPPFRWQRDYAEGFVEGIAERQETTDVLLAVENMFPWRAGTSEMQAYRPHWDPVEQTYQHVTLDVSHASTGSVDCVDLLDRLGDRVSHIHLGDGTGSFKDEHLVPGRGTQPVDVLLRTLVERDYAGAITLEVGTRKASVTQREADLAEALEFTRKHLDQ; this is translated from the coding sequence ATGGCTACGAACCCCGTCCTGCTGTCCACCTCGTCCGTCTATCCCGAAAACGGTGCCTACGCCTTCGACCTGGCAGAACGGCTGGGCTATGACGGGGTGGAGATCATGGTCTGGACCGACCCGCTGACCCAGGAGCCGGGCGCGCTGCAGGCCCTCGCCAGTCTGCACGACCTGCAGATCGGAGCGATCCACGCGCCGACGCTGCTGCTGGCGCAGCGGCTGTGGGGGTGGGAGCCGTGGGGCAAGGTGGACCGATCGGTGCGGCTCGCTGAGGAGGTCGGCGCGAAGGTGGTGGTCATCCACCCGCCCTTCCGCTGGCAGCGGGACTATGCCGAGGGGTTCGTCGAAGGGATCGCCGAGCGACAGGAGACCACGGACGTGCTGCTGGCTGTGGAGAACATGTTTCCGTGGCGGGCCGGCACCTCCGAGATGCAGGCCTACCGCCCGCACTGGGATCCCGTGGAGCAGACCTATCAGCACGTGACGCTGGACGTCTCGCACGCCTCGACGGGATCGGTCGACTGCGTCGACCTGCTGGACCGTCTCGGTGACCGGGTCAGCCACATCCACCTCGGTGACGGCACCGGCTCGTTCAAGGACGAGCACCTGGTGCCCGGCCGCGGCACCCAGCCCGTCGACGTCCTGCTGCGCACCCTCGTCGAGCGCGACTATGCCGGTGCTATCACCCTGGAGGTGGGGACCCGGAAGGCGAGCGTCACGCAACGCGAGGCCGACCTGGCGGAAGCGCTCGAGTTCACCCGCAAGCACCTCGACCAGTAG
- a CDS encoding Ppx/GppA phosphatase family protein — MRLGVIDVGSNTVHLLVIDAHPGAHPLPDYSHKVDLRLAEQLTPQGAISEEGAARLATFVQDCTEVAESRGVSELLGFATSAIRDATNTDEVLDRVRQASGVRLQVLSGENEARLTFLAARRWFGWSSGRLFLIDIGGGSLELGAGIDEEADAVASLPLGAGRLTRELAEHGDNPSEKTLKELRKRIRSQIATAHRSLAKVGEPHRVVGTSKTIRSLGRLCGAAPSAEGQHVPRSLARADLTAWVPKLAAMSPQERSSLPGISEARAPQMLAGAMVVEAVMELFDVEQLDICPWALREGFILRRMDGL; from the coding sequence ATGCGTCTGGGTGTGATCGATGTCGGTTCCAACACCGTCCACCTCCTCGTGATCGACGCGCACCCCGGAGCGCACCCGCTGCCGGACTACTCCCACAAGGTCGACCTGCGTCTGGCGGAGCAACTGACTCCGCAGGGGGCGATCTCCGAGGAGGGGGCCGCCCGGCTGGCGACCTTTGTCCAGGACTGCACCGAGGTGGCCGAGAGCCGCGGGGTCTCCGAGCTGCTGGGCTTTGCCACCAGCGCCATCCGGGACGCCACCAACACCGACGAGGTCCTCGACCGCGTGCGGCAGGCGTCCGGGGTCCGGCTCCAGGTGCTCAGCGGCGAGAACGAGGCCCGGCTGACCTTCCTGGCTGCCCGGCGCTGGTTCGGCTGGTCCTCCGGACGGCTCTTCCTGATCGACATCGGCGGTGGCTCCCTCGAGCTGGGGGCCGGTATCGACGAGGAGGCGGACGCCGTGGCCAGCCTGCCCCTCGGGGCGGGTCGACTGACCCGCGAGCTGGCGGAGCACGGTGACAACCCCTCGGAGAAGACGCTCAAGGAGCTGCGCAAGCGGATCCGGAGCCAGATCGCGACGGCACACCGCTCCCTGGCCAAGGTGGGGGAGCCGCACCGGGTGGTCGGCACCAGCAAGACGATCCGCTCGCTCGGTCGCCTCTGCGGGGCGGCGCCGTCCGCGGAGGGACAGCACGTGCCGCGCTCCCTCGCCCGGGCGGACCTGACCGCCTGGGTGCCCAAGTTGGCCGCGATGTCACCCCAGGAGCGGTCCTCGCTGCCAGGCATCTCCGAGGCGCGGGCCCCGCAGATGCTGGCGGGTGCCATGGTGGTCGAGGCGGTCATGGAGTTGTTCGACGTCGAGCAGCTCGACATCTGTCCGTGGGCACTGCGCGAGGGTTTCATCCTGCGCCGGATGGACGGTCTGTGA
- the radA gene encoding DNA repair protein RadA: MATKSKTPAYRCTECGWSAVKWVGRCGECQAWGTVTEAGQSTSVRTAPAAPRRPAVPIAEVDATLALAGTTGVGEFDRVLGGGLVPGGVILMAGEPGIGKSTLALDVAARAARQGRRVLYVSGEESAAQVRLRAQRIGALADSLYLASETDLGAVLGHLEQIAPALVVVDSVQTIASSEVEGAPGNVGQVREVASALIQSAKAANTAAILIGHVTKDGAIAGPRVLEHLVDVVVQFEGERHSRLRLVRAVKNRFGPTDEVGCFDLGDSGIVGLPDPSGLFLTSRDRPVPGTCVTVTLEGRRPLVTEVQALVTESSGGSPRRTTSGLDSSRLAMVLAVLTRRADVKVATQDCYASTVGGVRLAEPSADLALALAVAGAYRDAPLPQGLVAVGEVGLAGDIRPVTGLPRRLSEAARIGFTKAVVPVGSLTEGPPPAAVRVREVSTLHEAVTAALGWPD; the protein is encoded by the coding sequence GTGGCGACCAAGAGCAAGACCCCGGCCTACCGGTGCACGGAGTGCGGTTGGAGCGCCGTGAAGTGGGTCGGGCGCTGCGGCGAGTGCCAGGCCTGGGGCACGGTCACCGAGGCGGGGCAGAGCACCAGCGTCCGGACCGCGCCCGCCGCCCCGCGGCGCCCCGCAGTCCCGATCGCGGAGGTTGATGCAACCCTGGCCCTGGCTGGCACGACCGGAGTGGGCGAGTTCGACCGGGTGCTCGGGGGTGGGCTGGTCCCAGGCGGTGTGATCCTGATGGCTGGCGAGCCTGGCATCGGCAAGTCGACGCTCGCCCTGGACGTGGCCGCGCGCGCTGCCCGCCAGGGACGCCGGGTGCTCTATGTCTCCGGCGAGGAGTCCGCGGCCCAGGTCCGCCTGCGCGCCCAACGGATCGGGGCACTGGCCGACAGCCTCTACCTCGCCTCCGAGACCGATCTGGGAGCCGTGCTGGGACACCTGGAGCAGATCGCCCCCGCCCTGGTGGTCGTCGACTCGGTGCAGACCATCGCCAGCTCCGAGGTCGAGGGTGCGCCCGGCAATGTCGGGCAGGTCCGCGAGGTCGCCTCGGCGCTGATCCAGTCCGCCAAGGCCGCCAACACCGCCGCGATCCTGATCGGCCACGTCACCAAGGATGGGGCGATCGCGGGCCCTCGGGTGTTGGAGCACCTGGTGGACGTGGTGGTGCAGTTCGAGGGCGAGCGCCACTCGCGCCTACGCCTGGTCCGCGCGGTGAAGAACCGGTTCGGCCCGACCGATGAGGTGGGCTGTTTTGATCTCGGCGACTCCGGCATCGTGGGCCTTCCGGACCCCAGCGGGCTCTTCCTCACCAGCCGGGACCGTCCGGTCCCGGGCACCTGCGTGACGGTGACGCTCGAGGGGCGCCGTCCCCTGGTGACCGAGGTGCAGGCTCTGGTCACCGAGAGCTCGGGTGGCTCCCCGCGGCGCACCACCAGCGGCCTGGACTCCTCCCGGTTGGCCATGGTGCTCGCAGTGCTGACCCGGCGAGCCGACGTCAAGGTCGCCACTCAGGACTGTTATGCCTCGACGGTCGGTGGCGTGCGCCTGGCGGAGCCGTCGGCCGACCTGGCCCTGGCCCTGGCTGTCGCCGGGGCCTATCGCGACGCGCCGCTGCCCCAGGGACTCGTCGCCGTGGGCGAGGTTGGGCTGGCCGGCGACATCCGACCCGTCACCGGGCTGCCGCGTCGGCTCAGCGAGGCGGCCCGCATCGGCTTCACCAAGGCCGTCGTCCCTGTCGGCTCGCTCACCGAGGGGCCACCACCGGCGGCCGTCCGGGTCCGTGAGGTCAGCACCCTGCACGAGGCCGTCACAGCCGCGCTCGGCTGGCCCGACTAG
- the disA gene encoding DNA integrity scanning diadenylate cyclase DisA, whose amino-acid sequence MDRRDEDSLRATLAAVAPGTELRDGLERVLRGRTGALVVIGYDKAVEAICSGGFELDVEFSSTRLRELAKMDGAIVLDRDGSRIVRAATQLVPDPSIETRESGTRHRTAERAAKQTGHPVVSVSQSMAIVAIYVGNLRHVLEASTAILSRANQALQTLERYKSRLDEVSSNLSALEIEDLVTIRDVTAVLQRLEMVRRISEEIAQYALELGTDGRLMSLQLEELTGGLSNDRELVIRDYAEHLTDDNSVQEVLGCLSSVSGGELLDLTSAARCLGFIVVGDGLDASVSPRGYRLLSRIPRLPAVVIDRLVERFGSLQALLSASLEDLMTVEGVGEGRARAVREGLSRLAESSILERYV is encoded by the coding sequence GTGGACCGCAGAGACGAGGACTCCCTGCGCGCGACGCTGGCCGCAGTCGCTCCCGGCACCGAGCTGCGAGACGGCCTGGAACGGGTGCTGCGCGGTCGGACCGGTGCCCTGGTGGTCATCGGCTATGACAAAGCGGTGGAGGCCATCTGTTCAGGCGGGTTCGAGCTCGACGTCGAGTTCTCCAGCACGCGCCTGCGCGAGCTGGCCAAGATGGACGGTGCCATCGTCCTGGACCGCGACGGCAGCCGCATCGTGCGGGCCGCCACCCAGTTGGTGCCGGACCCCTCGATCGAGACCCGGGAGAGCGGCACCCGCCACCGCACGGCCGAGCGCGCCGCCAAGCAGACGGGCCACCCGGTCGTCTCGGTCAGCCAGTCGATGGCGATCGTGGCGATCTATGTCGGCAACCTGCGACACGTGCTCGAGGCGTCCACCGCGATCCTGTCCCGGGCCAACCAGGCCCTGCAGACGCTGGAGCGTTACAAGTCGCGCCTGGACGAGGTCAGCAGCAACCTGTCGGCCCTGGAGATCGAGGACCTGGTCACGATCCGTGATGTCACCGCGGTGCTGCAGCGCCTGGAGATGGTGCGCCGGATCAGCGAGGAGATCGCACAGTACGCCCTGGAGCTGGGCACCGACGGTCGACTGATGAGCCTGCAGCTGGAGGAACTGACCGGAGGGCTGAGCAACGATCGCGAGCTGGTCATCCGTGACTACGCCGAACACCTCACCGACGACAACTCGGTCCAGGAGGTGCTGGGCTGCCTGTCCTCGGTCAGCGGCGGCGAGCTGCTCGACCTGACCTCTGCCGCCCGATGCCTGGGGTTCATCGTGGTCGGCGACGGCCTGGATGCCAGCGTCAGCCCGCGCGGCTACCGCCTGCTGTCGCGTATCCCCCGCCTGCCTGCTGTGGTGATCGACCGGCTCGTGGAGCGCTTCGGCAGTCTGCAGGCGCTGCTCTCCGCCAGTCTTGAGGACCTGATGACCGTCGAGGGGGTCGGTGAGGGCCGAGCCCGCGCGGTGCGCGAGGGGCTGTCCCGGCTGGCCGAGTCGAGCATCCTCGAACGCTACGTGTGA